Proteins from a single region of Mucilaginibacter daejeonensis:
- the dnaK gene encoding molecular chaperone DnaK yields MSKIIGIDLGTTNSCVAVMEGNEPVVIANSEGKRTTPSVVAFVDNGERKVGDPAKRQSITNPKKTIYSIKRFMGNQFNEVTREAERVPYTVVKGDNNTPRVEIDDRKYTPQEISAMILQKMKKTAEDFLGTEVSEAVITVPAYFNDAQRQATKEAGEIAGLKVRRIINEPTAAALAYGLDKAHKDMKIVVFDCGGGTHDVSVLELGDGVFEVKATDGDTHLGGDDFDQVIIDWMADEFKSDEGFDLRRDPMALQRLKEAAEKAKIELSSSTTTEINLPYITAVDGMPKHLVKQLTRAKFEQLADSLIKRTIEPCRTALKNAGYSTSDIDEIILVGGSTRIPAIQEAVQKFFNKAPSKGVNPDEVVAIGAAIQGGVLTGEVKDVLLLDVTPLSLGIETMGGVMTKLIESNTTIPSKKSEVFSTASDNQPSVEIHILQGERPMASQNRTLGRFHLDSIPPAPRGVPQIEVTFDIDANGILHVSAKDKATGKEQKIRIEASSGLTDAEIKKMKEEAEANADADKKAKEEIEKLNGADALIFSTEKQLKEYGDKIPADKKAPIESALEKLKSAYSAKNLDEIEAAQNELNTAWAAASEDMYKASAEGQQGGQPGPDAGAGQGPQQGGDTVTDVDFEEVK; encoded by the coding sequence ATGTCAAAGATCATTGGAATCGACTTAGGAACAACGAACTCTTGCGTTGCGGTAATGGAAGGCAACGAGCCTGTAGTTATTGCCAACAGCGAGGGTAAACGCACCACCCCATCGGTAGTGGCTTTTGTTGATAATGGTGAGCGTAAGGTGGGCGATCCTGCTAAGCGTCAATCGATCACCAACCCTAAAAAAACCATCTACTCTATCAAACGCTTCATGGGTAACCAATTTAACGAGGTGACCAGAGAGGCTGAACGTGTACCTTACACCGTGGTGAAAGGTGACAATAACACTCCACGTGTTGAGATAGACGACCGTAAATATACTCCTCAAGAGATATCGGCCATGATCCTTCAAAAAATGAAGAAGACCGCCGAAGACTTTTTAGGTACCGAAGTGAGCGAAGCGGTGATCACCGTGCCAGCTTACTTTAACGATGCTCAGCGTCAGGCCACAAAAGAGGCCGGTGAGATCGCTGGTTTGAAAGTACGCCGTATCATTAACGAGCCTACTGCTGCTGCCCTGGCTTACGGCCTTGACAAAGCACACAAGGACATGAAGATCGTGGTATTCGACTGCGGTGGTGGTACACATGACGTATCAGTACTGGAGTTGGGTGATGGCGTGTTCGAAGTAAAAGCTACCGACGGTGATACGCACTTAGGTGGTGACGACTTTGATCAGGTGATCATCGATTGGATGGCCGACGAGTTCAAGAGCGACGAGGGTTTTGACCTGCGCCGTGATCCTATGGCCCTGCAACGCTTAAAAGAAGCTGCTGAGAAAGCCAAGATCGAGTTGTCAAGCTCTACCACTACAGAGATCAACCTGCCATACATCACCGCTGTTGACGGTATGCCTAAGCACTTGGTTAAGCAACTGACCCGTGCCAAATTCGAGCAACTGGCCGATAGCCTGATCAAACGTACCATTGAACCATGCCGTACCGCTTTGAAAAATGCCGGTTACAGCACTTCAGATATCGACGAGATCATCCTGGTAGGTGGTTCTACCCGTATCCCTGCCATTCAGGAAGCGGTACAAAAGTTCTTTAACAAAGCTCCTTCAAAAGGTGTTAACCCTGATGAGGTAGTAGCGATCGGTGCTGCTATTCAAGGTGGTGTATTGACCGGTGAGGTGAAAGATGTGTTACTGCTGGACGTTACCCCACTTTCATTAGGTATCGAGACCATGGGCGGTGTAATGACCAAACTGATCGAATCTAACACCACTATCCCGAGCAAAAAGTCGGAAGTGTTCTCTACAGCATCTGATAACCAACCATCTGTTGAGATCCACATTTTGCAAGGTGAGCGCCCTATGGCCTCACAGAACCGTACACTGGGCCGCTTCCACCTGGATAGCATCCCACCGGCTCCTCGCGGTGTGCCACAGATCGAAGTGACCTTCGATATCGATGCCAACGGTATATTACACGTGTCGGCTAAAGATAAAGCTACCGGTAAAGAGCAAAAGATCCGTATCGAGGCTTCATCAGGTTTGACCGATGCCGAGATCAAGAAAATGAAAGAGGAAGCAGAAGCTAACGCTGATGCTGACAAAAAGGCAAAAGAAGAGATCGAGAAACTGAACGGTGCTGATGCATTGATCTTCTCGACCGAGAAACAATTGAAAGAGTACGGTGATAAGATCCCTGCTGATAAAAAAGCACCGATCGAATCGGCTCTGGAAAAATTGAAGTCGGCGTACTCAGCCAAGAACCTTGACGAGATCGAGGCCGCTCAGAACGAACTGAACACTGCCTGGGCAGCTGCTTCAGAAGACATGTACAAAGCTTCGGCCGAAGGTCAGCAAGGTGGCCAGCCAGGCCCTGATGCAGGGGCCGGTCAAGGTCCGCAGCAAGGTGGCGATACCGTTACCGACGTTGATTTTGAAGAAGTGAAATAA